GAAGCCAAGAGCGTCATGAGGAAGAAGGCGATGCCCACCGCCAGGGGCAGGTGCTCCCGCTTGGGGCTGGTCCCGCTGATGCTCTTCTCAAGCTTGGGCACCTGCGGACTCTCTCCCTCAAAGTCTTCTGTGGGCAGACGGACAGAGAGCGCGGTGAGGGCCGGGCTGCGCGCGCGGGCGGGGcacgcggcggcggcggcggcggcggcggcggcggcggggcggagCCGGGACGTGGCCACCCACGGGGCCGGGCGGGGCGAGCGGGCGGGGCGAGCGGGCGGGCTGCGCCCCGGGAAGGCATGCGGGGCGAGCAGGCACGGGGCTGCGGTCCCAGCAGCGGCCCCCAGAGGGCGCTGCGCAGACTCACCCAGCACGTTGATCCTCACATGGGGGCCCATGGTGAacggggggagggtgggggccgGCTTCTGCCCGGAGTGCGGTGctgcggggcgcggggcgggtgggagagaggaggggagcgtCAGGGCcaggacccccccccaccccgccgctaCAGCTGGGGAGCGAGTCCCCGCTCGGGGgggcccccccgccccgcccccgggagCCCGGGAGCCCCGAAGCGGGAGGCGAGGGCGCGCTGGCGGCCGGCGGCGGCACTCACTGGCGGCGCAGCAGACGAACACCTTCATCCTCAGGCACTTCCAGTGCGGGCCGTGCGCGGGCGTGGCTGCGGGCGAGACGGGGCCTCAGCTGCGTCCGCCGCGTCCCGCCCCTCCGCGCCGCCCCCTGCCCGGCTCCCGGGCCCGCGGACGCGAGTCGCGTGGCTACGCCGCCGGCCCGGGCAGCCCCCGCGGTCCCAGCCCTCGAGAAGCCCCGGCCCTGAGGTCTCAGTCCTGCGACGTCCCTCGGGGACGCGGTGACCCCGCGACCCAAACTTCGGGCCGCCCCCAACCCTCCTCGCGTCTCAGACGCCGCAGGAGCCGCAGCCTGCAGCCCGCCCGCCCCACGCGGCGTCCCGGGGTGTCTCGCGCCCCGCGACGCGGACCACGTGGCAGCCACGTGGCCCGCCCCGGCCCCTGCGGACCCCACGCCCTGGCCAGACGCTGACTCTCGCCTTTAGGCCACCCCACCGCCCCAAATCCCTGACACTCGCCGTCAGGCCCAGGCCCACCCCACTAATCCCGGGCCCTGCcgaccgcccccccacccccggccggACTGACACTCGCCGTCAGGCCCACACCCCTACATACCTGGCCCCTGGGGACCTCATCCCAAGGCCCTCACGCACTTTTTCCccgccctgcccagcccagcccggcGCCGCAAGCTCCCCGAGCCCCCGGCCCCGGGGCCCCACCCCCTGGGCATCTCCCAGACCCTTTCCTTACGCCCCTCCCCCGGACTCCACCCCTTGGTCGTCTCCCTGGTCCGCTCTCTAGGCTCCGCCCTTTGTCCCACCCCTCGGCCGCTCCCTAGGCTCCGCCCCTGGCCGTCTCCCAGGCCCTCTTtaggccccgccccggcccaccCCGacacccccggccccgcccccggccccgcccccgcccccggccccgccccggccgtCACTCACAGATGTAGTAGTACTCCTGGCCGGCGTGGAACTCGTAGCCCAGCGAGAAGGCGCTGTAGCGCTGGAACTTCTCCGAGAACTTGATGGGGCTGTGCGGGGCGTGCGGGCGGTTGCACTCCCAGCGCTTGAAGCCTTGGCTGGCGTTGCAGGTGCGGTAGCCGGCGCGGCTCACCATGTACAGCACGTACtgctccgccccgcccccggggcccGGGCCCGCCCCGGGGCCCACCCCCGAGCTGTTGTAGTGGGGGCAGTAAATATCCAGATAATCGTTCACGTTCACCTGCACCGTGTAGCCCTCTCGCCGCAGGCTGCGGGGGAGAGGAAGCGGGTCAGAGCGAAGAAACCCCACGCCAACCCCCGTCCCACGCCGCCGCTCGGCACAGCTTCCCTCGGGCCTTCGCAGCCTCTCGGCGTTTCTCCGGAGCCGCCTCTCTTCCCAGCGCCTGTCCCCGTCCCCGTCCCCGTCCCCAAGGCCCTAGCGCCACCAGGCCCACGGCAGCTGCCCACGCCCACGCCTCGTGCTGTCCTCCTCCCGGCGGCCGCCAGAGGGCAGCAACGGCGCAGGGAAGCCCGGCCTGCCTCCAACGGCGAAGGGGGGACGTGCGCTTTGGTTGCCACAGAAACGGCGCAGGCCCCAGCGACTCCCAGACCCCGGCCCGGATTTCCTCCGCCCATCCCCCACAATCCTccactgcggggggggggggggagtggtcggggactggaagggaaggggggagtgggagggatccCTTCCCAGAGATGCGCACCTCTCCCGCATGCTTCCCTGCCGTGGCCAGCGCACCCCCGAGGCCAGTCGGCCAGGACCTGACCTCACAGACGCAGGTGTGGACGCTTCGCGCATATCCACGCCTAAGTGCCGTGGCGCGCACACAGACACGCGCACCGTCCGCGCGGGAGGCACACACCTGGGGGAGCCAGGCTGCCTGTGTGTTGGACTCGCACGCAGGACTGGTTGACCTCAGACATCTCAAGCTCTCTTCCTgcgcccaccctccccacccctgcgcccccccagacacacacacacacacacacacacacacacgaggcgCACATGTCCTCTCTGCGCTATTCCTGGCAATCAAGGTCCCCAGTAACTGAGACAACAGAGCTGGGAGCAGGGGCTCAACAGCAAGCCGCACGCGGTAGCATGCCCACCGGCCCAAACTTCCATCTCCCCACACCGTCCTCCTCAACCACTGGCCCTGAGTGGTGCTCGGCGGAGAAGTGGGCAGAGTGCCCGGGCAAGATGGCTGAGCCCCCTACTTCCTTGATTCTTCTATGGGGACACAGGAGCAGACGCTGGGTCCCACCTAATCCCCACCTGCCTTGCCAGCCGTCATCAAAGTGTTGGTCTTAATGCCCTGGGTGGGGGTGCGGGGATGGGAAAAACATCCGAgtggagaaagaaactcaagagaAGTAGGGGGAAGTTTCCCCAAATTTCTTTAGGGTAGGAATCCACACATCCCTCCAGGGAGAGGAGAACATGGTGGACACAGAGGGCCCGGAGCACTTGGCAGCCTGTCATACCACAGGGGTCTCTCAGTCCTGGGAACTCCCTGAGGGGAGGGACTGGCTCCTCCGGTCACCAAGCACCTCCCAGTTCCACAAATAGTCATTAGATCCATTAGAGAAACAAGCTTGAGGCCTCTGAATCGGGCGGAGCTTTGAGGGTCCCTCCCCACCCAACCAGACTTGCTGGGCCTGGCCtgtgccaccccctccccaagcgCTCCCTTCCAAGcctggcagggagcagagagatgAGAGCTGGTGCCTGGGCACCTCAGTGGGAATGGGCACAGCCTTCTTGAGTCATCAGGAATGCCACCAGTCCCACCTGGTTCCCACGGGAGTGATGGGTCACTTaggcccctccctggccctggcACTCAGGTGGGCAGGAGTCTCGGCCTGGGGCACTGGGAGCAGGAAAACGGGTTAGACCAGGCCGAGTTCCTGGCGCCACCTGGGTTTGCCTCTCTATCCCCAGCTTCCAAGTCTACTGTTCCTCCCCCATAGGCTTTGAGGAGGGGACCACCAGTGATAGGGGGCTGGGCCCAAAGCCGCAGCCCAGCCACCCTGGGACTTCTGTCCTTGAGCCTCACCTAGGTTTCCAGCCCTGCTGTGAAAGGACCCTTCCCTGGGaccctgcccatctccccctAGAACACAGCCTATCCCAGGAAGGAGTAAACCAAAGCCAGGGTCACTGGGACAGGTGACCTCAGTTTCCTCGACAGGGCGGAGACTGGCCTTACAGAGAGGCCTGTGGGTGAGCCCCAGTGAAGAGAAGCCAACTTCTACCTCTCCCTGGGCTGGGTGGCAGGAGGAGTCCCTGAAATGCCCCCCAAGCTGGGCGGGTGGGAGGAAGTACGGCTTGTGGCATGGCTGTGGGCAACTGGAGTCTGGCGGGCAGGGGACTGGGTGTCCCCAGTCACAACTCCTGGGAGACCCCAGTGAGGTGTCTCCTAGGCTCGGGCACTGTCAATGAATCTGTCATCCTCCCCGAACCAGCAGTGCCACTAGGCCACGCAATGGCCTGTGGCTCACTCCCCCTCTAGGGCTGCAGCTCCCgatctgcggggggggggggggggggggggggggggggggcgcctgggggctggggtgtgCCTGCCCCTCCGAACAGTTCTCtattcttcctcccctcctggccTCCACGTCTCTCGCAGAAAGGCAAGTGTTGACACACCCCACCAGGAGGGGGTGCACCCTCACCCCGTTATTTCGTCTCTCGGGCTCTCACCGCCTCCGGGGCGCATTCCGACCCTTCTCCGTCACTCCTTCAGTGCCCCGCCGGCTTGCGCCTGCGGGGGGTGGGCGGcgggggagcagggaaggagcaaACCTCTCCCCGCGGGGCAATTAGGGGCAGGTAAACAGGGTGCCTAACAAGACCAGGGAGTAGAGAAGGCATCCCGAGGGGCCCCGAACTTGCTtaatccctgcccccacccctagAAGCCGGGATGCGGAGGAGCGAAGGCAAGACACCGACCcgggctccctcccctctggcgCGCGGCCCCGAGGCGAAGCGCCGCTCGCTCCAGCAGGCGAGGCCGGACCTCGTGCGCGCGGCGTGGGGCCCGCGCGCCCGGCTGGCGGTGGGTGGGTGGCGGGAACGTTCGCGGGGCGGCGCGTGCACGCGGACACCCCCGCACCTCTCGGGGCGCTCCCGGCGCCCCGCCCCGCTGGGTCTCGCCGGCCCCGGCCCGGGCCCGGGCTTCTCCCGCCGGCGTCGCGTGGGGGAGAGGCAGCGCGCCCCAcgtccccgccccctccctgcgacagcggcgggcggcggcggaggTTTATTGATCTGCAGCGGCGGCGAGGAGCGAGAGACCCGCCGAGAGCGAGCCACGAGCGGAGTGAGAGCAGGCGCGCGCGGCCAGAGGGGAGGCTACCAGACCCGGGTCCCCGAGAGGGGACAGGGCGAGACAGCGAAAGAGGGGGGCCCCGAatcggagagagagaggaccggAATGGGAACggagggaggcggggagagagggagagaggagggggccgAGCGCGGGGGCCCCCAGACAGCGGAGCCGAGCCGGCTGTCGGGGGCGGGCAAGGGGGTGCGGGCAGAGCCTCGGCGGCTGGGAGGACGCGCGCAGGGAAAGACCAGCGGGACCTAGTACAGCCTCAATAAACCTTTGCTGAATGAACGCGTGAAAGAGCGAGACCAGCCGCAGAAACGTCTCCGAGAGACAGAGGTAGGGAGCCGGCTGGAGAAGATGCCGCCGACGCTCCCCGAGTTAGGGGTGAATAACAGCGCCTTGCTCCCTTCTGCAAAGCAAGGAAGCACAGGGCCGGGGGGCATGCGTGTGGCCATCAGCCggtcctcccagccccacccccaattcAATTCCGGGCTCAGGGGACCCCTCCGTCGACCTcccattttcctcctttcctccaggATGGTACCCCCCATCCCTAGTCCGGCCAGGTTGGGAACTGGTCTCTCCAATTACAGCGGATCAGACGGAGGGCCCGAGTGGGGGGGGGGACGCGGGGCGAGATCACGACCACTGTGCGGGGCACTGCCCCCAGGTCTGTCAAAGGAGGCCTCTGCACGTGTCCCACCAGCACCCTCCCACGTGACCCCGGGAGGCGGGGTCGCAAGACCCTCTCCACGTGACCCCAAGGGGCAGAGACCCTCAGCACGTGACAGGGGGTGGGAGCCCGGCGCCCGGCTCACGTgacggggggagggggcgcgggagCCTGTGGctcggcccggccccgcccccagctccctgGCCCTCTCCACTCCCGGCTCCGGAGCACGTCGCTCTCACGATTTATGGGGCCGCGGCTGCCGCAGTGAGGGAGCCGGGGAGCCCGGGCGCAGCGGCAACAAAGGCCGAGGAAGcgaggcgggggcggcggcgTCCTCCCAGCCGGGTGCGcgccccctcccacctctgccgGTCCAGACCTGCGGGGGAGCGGGGAAGACAGAAAGGAGGCTCCCGGAACCGGGCTCCGCCACCCCCTCCCAGGGCTTTCACCTGAGCCCAGGTGTATGCGGGGGAGGGGAACCTGATCAACAACATCCCCCCCACCCTCAGGCCGTTCCCGCATACCCCCGGCTCCGGCGTCCCCTAAGAACGCGGGGTTGCCCAGAGGGTGGTGGGAACCTGGGACCCCTCACCTGCGTACTCTCCACTCCCCGCCAGACTCtagcggggaggggggaggcggaCGTGtgagtctgggggagggggacgaGCTAGATAGAACGGGGAGTCAGCCCCCAGCACCCCCCGGAGTTCTTCGAGTCCcgctcccggggtggggggaggggcctcaTCCCCACCCCCGAGGTTTCCATGGGAAGCGAGAGGGGGGCGTCGTTggctcatccccacccccagtctgACACTCGGGCgcgagcagggagagagggggaggcgcGGAGCCCCAAACAACAAAGAGCGGAGCGGCGAGCGGCAGCCCCTCCCCCGGGAGGCTGGGGGTCGCGGCCGCCGGGCCCTCCCGgccccctcccctggggcctCTCCAGTTGCTCCCGAGTCGCCCCCCAGGGTGGGGAGCCAGAGGcagtgccgccgccgccgccgcctgggCAGGTGTGACAGTGACCCCCGCGTCCCTAGGGATGCccccaacacacagacacacacggagGCACGGCGGGGAGAAGACAAGGGCAGCGAGGACTGAGCAGATTGAGGACCCGGCCCCGCAGCCGGCACCCAGCCGCCGCGCCACACACCCCGGGAAACCACACGGCCGCCCTGACACCCGCCCAGACCGCGGCGGCGCCGGCAGCCACCCCAGCCCAGACGCGGCCGGCCACGCGGACAGCGacagcagccccctccccgccccgccgcccgctcCCACCCCCAGACGATCGCCGACGCAGACACACAAatcacacactcagacacacacgcacactgacAGCCGCGCACGCCCGCTCACACTTGGAGCCACACGCCGTCCCCAGGCCgggcgtgtgtgtgcgtgtgtgacaCGCCgacatctgcctgcctctctccggTTCGCCGGTGGCCCACGTTCCCATCCCCGCCTAGCAGCGCCTCCAGGACCCCAGCCGCGGCGACCCAGCCCCGGCTCACCCGCGCCTGGCGTTTCCCCACAACCAGGGCAGGCCATTCGGCTACGTTCTGAGGAGGCGCCGGGCCggactccctgccctgccccggaCCCCACTTTTAAAAGCGGGAGTCCTAGACAGAACCCCTCGAAAGCCTCAGCGCTGAAAACAGGTCATCCctggccgcccccccccccgtgcGATGGCCCAGCACGGCTGAAGGGGGCGAAGATGGGGGACTGTGGAGGGGCGCTCGTCCAGCGGCGGGCGCGGAGAGAGGGCAAGGCGGGGTGCGGTGTCCCCGAGCAGCCTCCTCCGCACGGCCCAAGTCCTCCTTCCGAGACCTCAACAGCCCCTTTCAGACCACCCCCCCGCGAGTTTCACAGCCGCCCAGAGTGTGCCCCTCTTCCTCGTTCCCAGCCCCCAGCCGTGCCTCCCAGGACCCCCACCCCCGGTGCCCTCAGGACTTCCCGGGCCCACCGGCTCCCCCCCTCGCAGACGCGGGACGCTCTGGGCTCCCCGGGCCCCGACTCACTGCTGGTTGGAGCTGTTCCAGTATACCGCATGCCGGTTTCCCAGCGCCCCCCCGGGCCCCTGGgccagcagcggcagcagcggcACGGGCacgagcagcagcagcagcagcagcggagCCGCCGCCATCcccggagccgccgccgccgccgcccccccgACTGAGCCCCGCGCTCCCGGCTTCTCgcctcccagctccctgctgccgccgccgccgccgccgccgccggcccccAAGCCTTAGGCCACgcccccagcccttccctccGCCCTCTGGGCGCGCCCCCGAAGCCCCGCCCCAGGCGCGCTCCCGCCTGACCCGGCCCCGCCCCGCTCGGACCCGGAGCGCGCGGCGTTGGGGAGATGGGGACCGCGCTGCCCCGTCGGGAACGACCGGCGCGCGCCTCCTCGCTCCCTCTTAGGTTTACTTTTTGCGCGGGTCTCCGGCCTTCTGCTGCCCAGTCTCGAGCTCCCTGGAGAAGGACTAGGGGGGCCCAGACCAGGGTCTCCATCTTCTGGGAGCACATCCACCCGGGGGATGGGGCGAGGGAGATTCGGAAAGGAGCTGGGGGTCCAGGACAGCTTCATAAGTAGAACTaggccccttcccaccccttccttctGAGCAGTCCGCCCTCCGCTGGGTCCATGGCCTTCTTCCCGAGTGAAGGAGGAGGCCGCTGCGCGGCAGGGCGGAGAGGCCGCAGTGGGCACCAGGGGCATGAAAGCCACGACCTGAAGCCCCCAGCGCCACACGAAGCTTGTTTGtcttggaggagggagaggggcttgGGCCTTAGAATGTCCCTAGTGCGAGTTCTGGAAGGGCCTAGAGGGGCGTCCCTCAGCTTGCTTGCCGCCGGCCGCTCTCACTGACATTGTCCCCACAGTGACGCCCAAGCACAGACGtcgcacacacacattctccagaacagagaGACACAGCCCTGGACACGGACGTTTACACACACGCATGCCCTAGCCGACACTCACACCACCAGAGATCCGCAGACACACGGACCGTGGGAGCGCACCCCAGACCGTGCCCAGGCAGGGATGTGCGCACAGGCCCACGGGCCCCCAGAAAGCCACAGCTCCTTGCTCTCCTCAGGTCCCTTCTTTGCCCAGGAAGTAAACGTTGAGGGAAAGAGTCTGGGATCCAGACATAGGGGGTGCCCAGCCGTCATCTCTTCTCTCTTGGAGAGGCTCGGACGGGAGTGACCGGGTCTCAGACCAGGTTCCCACAGTCCACACCTCAGCGACCTGCGCCCAGGGAGACTGTTGTGATgctcttttctcctttacttcaggagggaaggcaggcagatCCCCTCCATCTGCTGGTTCTTGGCGGGGCAGGGGTCCCCACACAAGTCAGCCTCAGGGgctgcggtgggggtggggggacagtgCCATCCGGCACGGGCCTCGTGCCCAGCTTCTGCCAGGCAAAAGCAGTCTCCATCCTCCCGcagctcccctccaccccaggagatctcctctcccttctcaggaGCCAGAAAATAAATTGGGCCCCTTGGGGTGGGAATGGGGGACTTTGCAAACAGCTCTCTCTTTCCCCAGACTCTGCACCCCCAGGGAGATTTGTTTCTCCCGAATGATGCTAACATGCTCTACTCCAGGTACCCCAggtcccagcctcctcctccgcCCCCCACGCTCCCTGCGGGGCCAAGGGAGGCTTCTCTTTGTAGGGCCCACAGTGGGCAGAGGGCTGCCCATTTATGTATGGATGGAAGCTTGCTGGTTTGGTCTAGGAgttcagatttcattttatttatttttttaagattttatttatttatttgacagagatcacaaggaggcagagcagcaagcagagagagagggggaagcaggctccccgctaagtagagagccagatgcggggctcgatcccaggaccctgagatcatgacctgagccaaaggcaaaggctcaacccactgagccagccaggcgcccgcAGATTTCATTTTAGAAGCCTTAAATCCCTCTTTGTAGAATCTGGGCCCCACTTATGGATGTGACTGTTTttcgagatcagacgagatcaggcgcgttcagggtggtatggccgtagactgtgAGTGTTTTTCTACAGCACTCAGATACTCTTGTCTAGAAACAAGAATTCCCATACCCACTCCCCATAACTGACCCTTTCTCCTTAGACTCTGGAGCCCTTTCCCTAGGATTTAAGCAGGTCTGTTGGGTTTTTAAGCTCTGAGACACTCTCTATAGAGCCCAGGGCCTGTCCATGGGATCTGGTGCTCTGTGCGGACCTCTGGCCAAATCAGTCTCTGACTGATGTGGGCTTTTGTGTGTTTTAGGATAAGTACTCTCTATGTGGACCCAGTCTTTGGGGTGCTTCTCTTTGTAAGTAGTGCCTCCGTGCTGTTTCCTTCAGCAGGAGGTGGCCCTGTGTGTCTCCCTACCTTGGTGAAGGAGTTTGAGATAATGGCGCCTTTACCTGCTCCGCGGGTGACTCCTTTGTGCCACACACAAGTTGCTTGACTAAGTAGGGTGACATGGGGTATGGCCTTCCAGTCCAGCTGTGGTGCACAGGCCTGCCTGGAGGCCTGTCTGGGGACTGGGTCTCTGGGGGTATGATCACGGCCATTGTCTGCACACCTGGGATCTGATCTGAAGCCTAGGCCTCTTTTTGTGGCATCTGGGTCCTCAGTGGGTTCTAGGCCTCTGTGTAGAACTGTCACTCAACTTTTTCTCAACGGTGACCCACAGTtagatgtttgtttatttgttcatatgtatttatttttttttaatattttatttgtttaattcacaggcagaggtcacaagcaggcagagagacgggggggggggcaggaagcaggctccctgctgagcagagagcccgatgaggggcttgatcccaggaccctgagaccatgacctgagccgaaggcagacgcttaaggactcagccatctaggtgcccaagatgtatatatattttaaaaaggtttatttattccttccatgagagagtgagaacaagcacGAGTGGAGGAGgtgaaagagagaatctccagcagagaccccgacgcggggctcgaacccacaaccctgaggtcatgacctgagctgaaagcaagagtcagaccctGGGGGGCTCCATCGGTTGGGcatcagcttctctctccctctgcatgccgcTCCCCCTTtgtgtgcctctctctgtgtgaaataaataaataaaacctaaaaacttaaaaaacctaaaaaaaaacccctaaaacctaaaaaaaaaagagtgggacacttaaccagcagagccacccaggcgctccaagatgTATGTTTCCCCAGAGAGCAcacacgtgtgcgcacacacagtCACAAGTACCCAGAACAGTAATGGTCATGACACAATAGCCTTACTATAGAGGACACActcagatttttcttctcttctagtcttaaaatttctttaaaataagaaggTGGCCCATAAAATGGAGACCCATAAAATGTATTCTTGATTTCACCACCCCATAGGCTCATAAGTCGTGGTTTGGCTGTGGCATCTAAGGCCTGGGCCCGGATGGACACCAGAGCAAGGCCTCTGGTCGGGGGCGGTCCTCTCCCTGGGGTCGGCCCTCCCTCTAGGGCCTCAGGCCTCTTCTCTCTTACCTGTgggttctgcctgcctctccctctggccctcagtCTCGCCGGTGCTCCTCTGGTTGCCATGCTTTCTCCAGGGACACAGAATTCAGACCCTTGGGAGCCCTGGGACATGGTGCCACAGGCCCACCTGTCTCGGGGCCGCGGAAGCAGGGAGCGGACCAGGTAGGGGACAGAGGGAGTACTCAGGCCCTGTGGCCCAAGGCGGCTCCCAGGACATCAGGTGGCAAACCCAGAGCTGAGATGTATTCAATAAATCAtggaggctggggcctgggggaggggcgtcCAGCAGGGAAGGAGGCCGCGGATAAACAATTCATTGAACAAGCAAGCAAGGGGCCTGCGAGAGGGAGGCCTGGGCGTGCGCGCGGGGGAGGCAGCCACCTGCTCCAGGGGAACCGTTCCCAGGCTCCGCACCTTGCCCAGGGGCCCATGCGAGTGGCCCGCAGCGGGCCGGTGGTCAGGAGGGTCCCGGTGTGGAGACCCGAGTGCTGAGGACCAGGGCGATGCGTGTGTCTGCCGACTCTGCCGTGTTGTCCGCAGGGCTGTGCGACATGCAGTGTCCTGAGTTGTCGtggagccacacacacacacacacgcacacaggccTGCCCTGGGACGCATGCACCGCTGTGTGTCCAGGACGCAGGAAACCAGGATGCTAGGCTCAGTGGgctggttgggggcagggggacggGGAGAGCCTCCGACTCTCGTCACCATCCTCGTCACACCCTGCTTCCTCTTACGAACCCCGCAAGCTGCCCCGCCTGAAGTGTGGGGGCATCTCTGGGCTGCTCTGAGAGGTGCGTGTGGGTCCTCTGCACGTGCTTCCAGAAAAGCTGAGAGGGAGGTTGTGTGGCTtagcaggggcaggaggggctgggggttgaATTCTAGTTCCGCCACTCATTGGCTCTTCAGGTCACCGCACTTGTGACtg
The window above is part of the Mustela nigripes isolate SB6536 chromosome 10, MUSNIG.SB6536, whole genome shotgun sequence genome. Proteins encoded here:
- the EFNA3 gene encoding ephrin-A3 isoform X1, translating into MAAAPLLLLLLLVPVPLLPLLAQGPGGALGNRHAVYWNSSNQHLRREGYTVQVNVNDYLDIYCPHYNSSGVGPGAGPGPGGGAEQYVLYMVSRAGYRTCNASQGFKRWECNRPHAPHSPIKFSEKFQRYSAFSLGYEFHAGQEYYYISTPAHGPHWKCLRMKVFVCCAATPHSGQKPAPTLPPFTMGPHVRINVLEDFEGESPQVPKLEKSISGTSPKREHLPLAVGIAFFLMTLLAS
- the EFNA3 gene encoding ephrin-A3 isoform X2 yields the protein MAAAPLLLLLLLVPVPLLPLLAQGPGGALGNRHAVYWNSSNQHLRREGYTVQVNVNDYLDIYCPHYNSSGVGPGAGPGPGGGAEQYVLYMVSRAGYRTCNASQGFKRWECNRPHAPHSPIKFSEKFQRYSAFSLGYEFHAGQEYYYISTPAHGPHWKCLRMKVFVCCAAKDFEGESPQVPKLEKSISGTSPKREHLPLAVGIAFFLMTLLAS